One Solanum pennellii chromosome 9, SPENNV200 DNA segment encodes these proteins:
- the LOC107029148 gene encoding solute carrier family 35 member F2-like — MDNNNNISWWRNYEGILKTFYPVFLGQVVSFVMALMSFTSSLVANLGANTPLSLSFFSYTALALVYGGIMIYRRQKLQVPWYWYALLGLADVQGNFLVNKAYQYSSITSVTILDCWTIAWVIILTWLFLGTRYSPWQFFGAAVCLGGLGLVLLSDAKASDGSGGSKPILGDIFVIIGTFFFSMSNVGEEFCVKKKDRIEVVSMIGVFGLLVTIIEIPILERKSLESVKWSAELILAFCGYAVASFMFYTFVPFLLEMSGSTLFNLSLLTSDVWAVVIRTFFYKQKVEWLYFAAFALVVTGLIIYSKTEKDSVNAPATNIEEANQRYQLLNEEEEQADHRHHETIS, encoded by the exons atggataataataataatatcagcTGGTGGAGGAATTATGAAGGGATATTAAAGACTTTTTATCCTGTTTTTTTGGGTCAAGTTGTGTCTTTTGTTATGGCACTTATGAGCTTCACTTCTTCTCTAGTGGCAAATCTTG GTGCAAATACTCCACTTTCTCTGTCATTCTTCTCTTACACAGCTTTAGCTTTGGTGTATGGAGGAATCATGATTTACAGAAGGCAGAAATTACAG GTTCCTTGGTATTGGTATGCACTTCTAGGCTTAGCTGATGTCCAAGGAAATTTTCTTG TAAATAAAGCATATCAGTACTCATCAATCACCAGTGTGACCATACTGGATTGCTGGACTATAGCATGGGTGATAATCTTGACGTGGCTATTTTTGGGCACACGATATTCTCCGTGGCAATTCTTTGGTGCAGCAGTCTGTTTAGGTGGTCTTGGACTTGTGCTTCTATCTGATGCTAAGGCGAGTGACGGAAGTG GTGGTTCCAAACCTATTCTTGGTGATATATTTGTCATCATCGGGACATTTTTCTTCTCAATGAGTAATGTTGGTGAG GAGTTCtgtgtgaaaaagaaagatcgTATTGAAGTGGTTTCCATGATTGGTGTTTTCGGCTTACTTGTTACTATAATTGAGAT ACCAATCTTAGAAAGGAAGAGTTTGGAATCAGTCAAGTGGTCTGCTGAGCTT ATATTAGCCTTCTGTGGCTATGCAGTGGCAAGCTTTATGTTCTACACCTTTGTTCCGTTTCTTCTCGAG ATGAGTGGCTCAACGTTGTTCAATCTATCTCTTCTCACATCCGATGTGTGGGCAGTTGTCATCAGAACCTTTTTCTACAAGCAAAAG GTTGAATGGCTATACTTTGCAGCTTTTGCACTTGTGGTTACTGGACTGATCATATACTCGAAAAC CGAGAAGGATTCTGTAAATGCACCAGCTACTAATATTGAAGAAGCAAATCAAAGATACCAACTTCTTAATGAAGAGGAGGAGCAAGCTGATCATAGACATCATGAAACTATTTCATAA
- the LOC107029146 gene encoding solute carrier family 35 member F2-like isoform X2 has protein sequence MSSSSWWRNHEGILTTFYPLFLGQVVSFVRALLSFASSLVANLGVNTPLSLSFFTYIALALVYGGIMIYRRQKLQIPWYWYALIGFADVQGSFLGTRYSPWQFFGTAVCLGGLGLVLVSDAKASDGSAGGSKPILGDIFVIIATFFFSMSNVGEEFCVKKKDHVEVVSMIGLFGLLVTIIEIPIFERKSVKSVKWSAELIVAFCGYAAASFIFYTLVPFLLKMSGSTLFNLSLLTSDVWAVVIRTFFYKQKVEWLFFVAFGLVVTGLLIYSKTEKDHVNASATIEEANNAADQRYQLVNEDGERHEGSCIIKITFRFTRINLIEY, from the exons ATGAGTAGCAGCAGCTGGTGGAGGAatcatgaaggaatattgacaACTTTTTACCCTTTGTTTTTAGGTCAAGTAGTGTCTTTTGTTAGAGCTCTTCTTAGCTTTGCTTCTTCTCTAGTGGCAAATCTTG GTGTAAATACTCCACTTTCTCTGTCATTCTTCACTTACATAGCTTTAGCTTTGGTGTATGGAGGAATCATGATTTACAGAAGGCAGAAATTGCAG ATTCCTTGGTATTGGTATGCCCTTATAGGCTTTGCTGATGTCCAGGGAAGTTTTCTTG GCACACGATATTCTCCGTGGCAATTCTTTGGTACAGCAGTCTGTTTAGGTGGTCTTGGACTTGTGCTTGTATCAGATGCTAAGGCGAGTGATGGAAGTG CAGGTGGTTCCAAACCTATTCTCGGTGATATATTTGTCATCATAGCGACATTTTTCTTCTCAATGAGTAATGTTGGTGAG GAGTTCtgtgtgaaaaagaaagatcacGTTGAAGTGGTTTCCATGATTGGTCTTTTCGGCTTGCTTGTTACTATAATCGAGAT ACCGATCTTTGAAAGGAAGAGTGTGAAGTCAGTCAAGTGGTCTGCAGAGCTT ATAGTAGCCTTCTGTGGCTATGCAGCGGCAAGCTTTATTTTCTACACCTTAGTTCCGTTTCTTCTCAAG ATGAGCGGCTCAACGTTGTTCAATCTATCTCTTCTCACATCTGATGTGTGGGCAGTTGTCATTAGAACCTTTTTCTACAAGCAAAAG GTTGAATGGCTGTTTTTTGTAGCTTTTGGACTAGTGGTTACTGGGCTGCTCATATACTCGAAAAC TGAGAAGGATCATGTAAATGCATCAGCTACTATTGAAGAAGCAAATAATGCAGCTGATCAAAGGTACCAACTTGTCAATGAAGATGGAGAGAGACATGAAGGTAGTTGTATAATCAAGATTACGTTTCGCTTCACGAGAATTAATTTGATTGAATACTAA
- the LOC107029146 gene encoding solute carrier family 35 member F2-like isoform X4, with amino-acid sequence MSSSSWWRNHEGILTTFYPLFLGQVVSFVRALLSFASSLVANLGVNTPLSLSFFTYIALALVYGGIMIYRRQKLQIPWYWYALIGFADVQGSFLVNNAFQYSSITSVTILDCWTIAWLMILTWLFLGTRYSPWQFFGTAVCLGGLGLVLVSDAKASDGSAGGSKPILGDIFVIIATFFFSMSNVGEEFCVKKKDHVEVVSMIGLFGLLVTIIEIPIFERKSVKSVKWSAELIVAFCGYAAASFIFYTLVPFLLKMSGSTLFNLSLLTSDVWAVVIRTFFYKQKVEWLFFVAFGLVVTGLLIYSKTC; translated from the exons ATGAGTAGCAGCAGCTGGTGGAGGAatcatgaaggaatattgacaACTTTTTACCCTTTGTTTTTAGGTCAAGTAGTGTCTTTTGTTAGAGCTCTTCTTAGCTTTGCTTCTTCTCTAGTGGCAAATCTTG GTGTAAATACTCCACTTTCTCTGTCATTCTTCACTTACATAGCTTTAGCTTTGGTGTATGGAGGAATCATGATTTACAGAAGGCAGAAATTGCAG ATTCCTTGGTATTGGTATGCCCTTATAGGCTTTGCTGATGTCCAGGGAAGTTTTCTTG TAAATAATGCATTTCAGTACTCATCAATTACTAGTGTGACCATACTAGATTGCTGGACTATAGCTTGGCTGATGATTTTGACGTGGCTATTTTTAGGCACACGATATTCTCCGTGGCAATTCTTTGGTACAGCAGTCTGTTTAGGTGGTCTTGGACTTGTGCTTGTATCAGATGCTAAGGCGAGTGATGGAAGTG CAGGTGGTTCCAAACCTATTCTCGGTGATATATTTGTCATCATAGCGACATTTTTCTTCTCAATGAGTAATGTTGGTGAG GAGTTCtgtgtgaaaaagaaagatcacGTTGAAGTGGTTTCCATGATTGGTCTTTTCGGCTTGCTTGTTACTATAATCGAGAT ACCGATCTTTGAAAGGAAGAGTGTGAAGTCAGTCAAGTGGTCTGCAGAGCTT ATAGTAGCCTTCTGTGGCTATGCAGCGGCAAGCTTTATTTTCTACACCTTAGTTCCGTTTCTTCTCAAG ATGAGCGGCTCAACGTTGTTCAATCTATCTCTTCTCACATCTGATGTGTGGGCAGTTGTCATTAGAACCTTTTTCTACAAGCAAAAG GTTGAATGGCTGTTTTTTGTAGCTTTTGGACTAGTGGTTACTGGGCTGCTCATATACTCGAAAACGTGT TGA
- the LOC107029146 gene encoding solute carrier family 35 member F2-like isoform X1 translates to MSSSSWWRNHEGILTTFYPLFLGQVVSFVRALLSFASSLVANLGVNTPLSLSFFTYIALALVYGGIMIYRRQKLQIPWYWYALIGFADVQGSFLVNNAFQYSSITSVTILDCWTIAWLMILTWLFLGTRYSPWQFFGTAVCLGGLGLVLVSDAKASDGSAGGSKPILGDIFVIIATFFFSMSNVGEEFCVKKKDHVEVVSMIGLFGLLVTIIEIPIFERKSVKSVKWSAELIVAFCGYAAASFIFYTLVPFLLKMSGSTLFNLSLLTSDVWAVVIRTFFYKQKVEWLFFVAFGLVVTGLLIYSKTEKDHVNASATIEEANNAADQRYQLVNEDGERHEGSCIIKITFRFTRINLIEY, encoded by the exons ATGAGTAGCAGCAGCTGGTGGAGGAatcatgaaggaatattgacaACTTTTTACCCTTTGTTTTTAGGTCAAGTAGTGTCTTTTGTTAGAGCTCTTCTTAGCTTTGCTTCTTCTCTAGTGGCAAATCTTG GTGTAAATACTCCACTTTCTCTGTCATTCTTCACTTACATAGCTTTAGCTTTGGTGTATGGAGGAATCATGATTTACAGAAGGCAGAAATTGCAG ATTCCTTGGTATTGGTATGCCCTTATAGGCTTTGCTGATGTCCAGGGAAGTTTTCTTG TAAATAATGCATTTCAGTACTCATCAATTACTAGTGTGACCATACTAGATTGCTGGACTATAGCTTGGCTGATGATTTTGACGTGGCTATTTTTAGGCACACGATATTCTCCGTGGCAATTCTTTGGTACAGCAGTCTGTTTAGGTGGTCTTGGACTTGTGCTTGTATCAGATGCTAAGGCGAGTGATGGAAGTG CAGGTGGTTCCAAACCTATTCTCGGTGATATATTTGTCATCATAGCGACATTTTTCTTCTCAATGAGTAATGTTGGTGAG GAGTTCtgtgtgaaaaagaaagatcacGTTGAAGTGGTTTCCATGATTGGTCTTTTCGGCTTGCTTGTTACTATAATCGAGAT ACCGATCTTTGAAAGGAAGAGTGTGAAGTCAGTCAAGTGGTCTGCAGAGCTT ATAGTAGCCTTCTGTGGCTATGCAGCGGCAAGCTTTATTTTCTACACCTTAGTTCCGTTTCTTCTCAAG ATGAGCGGCTCAACGTTGTTCAATCTATCTCTTCTCACATCTGATGTGTGGGCAGTTGTCATTAGAACCTTTTTCTACAAGCAAAAG GTTGAATGGCTGTTTTTTGTAGCTTTTGGACTAGTGGTTACTGGGCTGCTCATATACTCGAAAAC TGAGAAGGATCATGTAAATGCATCAGCTACTATTGAAGAAGCAAATAATGCAGCTGATCAAAGGTACCAACTTGTCAATGAAGATGGAGAGAGACATGAAGGTAGTTGTATAATCAAGATTACGTTTCGCTTCACGAGAATTAATTTGATTGAATACTAA
- the LOC107029146 gene encoding solute carrier family 35 member F2-like isoform X3: MSSSSWWRNHEGILTTFYPLFLGQVVSFVRALLSFASSLVANLGVNTPLSLSFFTYIALALVYGGIMIYRRQKLQIPWYWYALIGFADVQGSFLGTRYSPWQFFGTAVCLGGLGLVLVSDAKASDGSGGSKPILGDIFVIIATFFFSMSNVGEEFCVKKKDHVEVVSMIGLFGLLVTIIEIPIFERKSVKSVKWSAELIVAFCGYAAASFIFYTLVPFLLKMSGSTLFNLSLLTSDVWAVVIRTFFYKQKVEWLFFVAFGLVVTGLLIYSKTEKDHVNASATIEEANNAADQRYQLVNEDGERHEGSCIIKITFRFTRINLIEY; this comes from the exons ATGAGTAGCAGCAGCTGGTGGAGGAatcatgaaggaatattgacaACTTTTTACCCTTTGTTTTTAGGTCAAGTAGTGTCTTTTGTTAGAGCTCTTCTTAGCTTTGCTTCTTCTCTAGTGGCAAATCTTG GTGTAAATACTCCACTTTCTCTGTCATTCTTCACTTACATAGCTTTAGCTTTGGTGTATGGAGGAATCATGATTTACAGAAGGCAGAAATTGCAG ATTCCTTGGTATTGGTATGCCCTTATAGGCTTTGCTGATGTCCAGGGAAGTTTTCTTG GCACACGATATTCTCCGTGGCAATTCTTTGGTACAGCAGTCTGTTTAGGTGGTCTTGGACTTGTGCTTGTATCAGATGCTAAGGCGAGTGATGGAAGTG GTGGTTCCAAACCTATTCTCGGTGATATATTTGTCATCATAGCGACATTTTTCTTCTCAATGAGTAATGTTGGTGAG GAGTTCtgtgtgaaaaagaaagatcacGTTGAAGTGGTTTCCATGATTGGTCTTTTCGGCTTGCTTGTTACTATAATCGAGAT ACCGATCTTTGAAAGGAAGAGTGTGAAGTCAGTCAAGTGGTCTGCAGAGCTT ATAGTAGCCTTCTGTGGCTATGCAGCGGCAAGCTTTATTTTCTACACCTTAGTTCCGTTTCTTCTCAAG ATGAGCGGCTCAACGTTGTTCAATCTATCTCTTCTCACATCTGATGTGTGGGCAGTTGTCATTAGAACCTTTTTCTACAAGCAAAAG GTTGAATGGCTGTTTTTTGTAGCTTTTGGACTAGTGGTTACTGGGCTGCTCATATACTCGAAAAC TGAGAAGGATCATGTAAATGCATCAGCTACTATTGAAGAAGCAAATAATGCAGCTGATCAAAGGTACCAACTTGTCAATGAAGATGGAGAGAGACATGAAGGTAGTTGTATAATCAAGATTACGTTTCGCTTCACGAGAATTAATTTGATTGAATACTAA
- the LOC107031408 gene encoding transcription initiation factor TFIID subunit 12 — MEQSQPPPTTPAPAPATPISQPTEPIPATSPALPPPSSSPISQLPSTTTTTSVASQPLNLNPTTTTTTSATKTTTTTTTSSGTKTITTTTTTISPGGTITAAAVQQQNPSASTSQQNAQTRQPFGRPWQQPSPFQHFSLPPPPPPPPPHSSSSSSSVSSSSVSMQNQNPRGGMAMGVPAHHPSSSFSSLTTPSYGQQFGGLGRNLPDSTPPTSTTSQVRQPIQGMHGMGMMGSLGSTSPMRPAGISPQQLRPVSSAIRPQTSIGSQSAATQNFQGHSMLRVQSVGFPPSQSHTTTSQSPRTQTQPWLSSGAPGKPPLPTPSLRPQINPQSLHQRSHILAAHQHTVTTTSSAQQSQPSTSSQSQDHLGQQMPPSRIQQSLSNQPLGRGQGLGIQRPPSHALMQPTAVQPGLPSKAATTLEMGDPCTRILSKRSIQEIVTQIDPSEKLDAEVEDILVDIAEEFVESITTFGCSLAKHRKSNTLEAKDILLHLERNWNMTLPGFGGDEIRAYKKPLTSDIHKERIAAIKKSTLVAEMTNAKGPTQTGGNMKSHLAKNAANILGSPNAKT, encoded by the exons ATGGAGCAGAGTCAACCACCGCCAACAACGCCGGCGCCGGCGCCGGCGACACCCATTTCGCAGCCAACTGAACCAATTCCGGCAACATCTCCAGCTCTGCCACCTCCTTCATCTTCCCCAATAAGTCAACTTCCTTCTACAACAACCACTACATCAGTAGCATCACAACCACTAAACCTAAACcctaccaccaccaccaccacttCAGCTACTAAAACCACTACTACTACCACTACCAGTTCAGGTACTAAAACCATCACCACTACCACCACTACCATCAGCCCTGGCGGTACCATCACTGCCGCTGCCGTGCAGCAGCAAAACCCTTCAGCATCCACTTCACAACAAAATGCTCAAACAAGACAACCCTTTGGCCGTCCATGGCAACAGCCTTCACCTTTTCAACACTTTTCGTTACCTCCTccacctccaccaccaccacctcACTCGTCGTCATCATCTTCTTCGGTTTCGTCTTCTTCAGTTTCTATGCAAAACCAAAACCCTAGAGGTGGTATGGCTATGGGAGTACCTGCTCATCACCCTAGTAGCTCTTTCTCTTCATTGACGACGCCTTCTTATGGACAGCAATTTGGTGGTTTAGGTCGCAATTTGCCTGATTCTACGCCACCCACCTCAACTACTTCACAG GTGAGGCAGCCTATACAAGGAATGCATGGGATGGGAATGATGGGATCACTTGGTTCAACTTCACCAATGCGCCCCGCAGGGATTTCTCCTCAGCAACTGAGACCTGTCTCCTCTGCAATTAGACCTCAGACGAGCATCGGTAGTCAGTCTGCTGCTACACAG AATTTTCAAGGACATAGCATGTTGAGAGTTCAGTCAGTCGGATTTCCGCCGTCCCAATCACATACTACTACCTCTCAAAGTCCAAGGACACAGACTCAGCCATGGTTATCTTCAGGAGCACCGGGGAAGCCCCCTTTGCCGACACCATCATTGAGACCTCAAATTAATCCTCAGTCTTTGCATCAAAGGTCCCATATTCTTGCAGCGCATCAGCATACTGTTACTACTACATCCTCTGCCCAACAGTCACAGCCTTCAACCTCAAGTCAGTCCCAAGATCATTTGGGGCAACAGATGCCTCCATCCAGGATTCAACAATCATTATCTAATCAACCACTTGGCCGGGGTCAGGGTTTAGGAATCCAGAGACCACCATCACATGCATTGATGCAACCCACTGCAGTCCAGCCAGGGCTACCTAGTAAGGCTGCTACCACTTTAGAGATGGGAGATCCTTGTACTAGGATTCTAAGCAAGAGAAGCATCCAAGAGATTGTGACCCAG ATTGATCCATCAGAGAAATTGGATGCTGAAGTTGAAGACATCCTCGTTGATATAGCAGAGGAATTTGTGGAATCT ATTACCACATTTGGCTGTTCATTGGCCAAGCATCGGAAATCCAATACATTGGAAGCAAAGGACATCCTTCTGCATCTTG AAAGGAATTGGAATATGACTCTCCCAGGTTTTGGTGGGGATGAGATCAGAGCCTACAAGAAGCCA TTAACAAGTGACATCCACAAAGAGCGAATTGCAGCG ATAAAGAAATCGACTCTCGTGGCCGAGATGACAAATGCAAAGGGCCCAACACAGACTGGTGGGAATATGAAAAGCCATTTAGCAAAAAATGCAGCTAATATTTTGGGTTCCCCTAATGCCAAGACATGA